One Manihot esculenta cultivar AM560-2 chromosome 6, M.esculenta_v8, whole genome shotgun sequence DNA segment encodes these proteins:
- the LOC110617654 gene encoding flavonoid 3'-monooxygenase, with amino-acid sequence MSPFLLYSIAFATFLYFFLHLRHLFLHRASRPLPPGPKPWPLIGNLPHLGSKPHHSLASFARIYGPLLHLRMGFVDVVVAASASVAAQFLKAHDANFSNRPPNCGAKYIAYNYQDLVFAPYGPRWRLLRKISSVHLFSGKALDDFRHIRQQEVGVLTRVLEGAGPTPVNLGQLLNVCTTNALGRVMIGKKVFNDGSSGGDPKADDFKSMVVELMVLAGVFNIGDFIPALEWLDLQGVAAKMKKLHRRFDDFLTKIVEDHKIHGSNSGEKHKDMLSTLISLKEDADGEGGKLTDTEIKALLLNMFTAGTDTSSSTVEWAIAELIRHPNMLAEVQRELDSVVGRDRLVTELDLAHLTYLQAVVKETFRLHPSTPLSLPRMAAEEIEINGYRIPKGSTLLVNVWAISRDPDIWAEPLKFRPERFLGGGEKANVDVRGNDFELIPFGAGRRICAGMSLGLRMVHLLVATLAHAFEWELADGLMPEKLNMEEAYGLTLQRAVPMMVHPKPRLSSNAYNTA; translated from the exons ATGTCTCCTTTCCTCTTGTACTCCATAGCTTTCGCCACCTTCCTCTACTTCTTCCTCCACCTTCGCCACCTCTTCCTTCACCGTGCCTCCCGTCCTCTTCCACCGGGCCCGAAGCCATGGCCTCTCATTGGAAACTTGCCTCATTTGGGCTCTAAACCTCACCACTCCTTAGCATCCTTTGCTCGAATCTATGGACCTCTCTTACACCTTCGCATGGGCTTCGTGGATGTTGTGGTGGCGGCTTCTGCCTCCGTCGCAGCTCAATTCTTGAAGGCTCATGATGCTAACTTCTCGAACCGGCCACCGAATTGCGGTGCAAAATATATTGCTTATAACTACCAAGACCTTGTGTTTGCACCATATGGTCCGCGATGGCGCTTGCTTAGAAAGATCAGCTCCGTCCACCTCTTCTCCGGCAAGGCATTGGATGATTTTAGACATATTAGACAg CAAGAAGTAGGAGTGCTCACTCGCGTACTGGAAGGTGCGGGCCCAACGCCGGTTAACCTAGGACAATTGCTGAACGTGTGTACCACCAACGCCCTTGGCCGCGTGATGATAGGTAAAAAAGTATTTAACGACGGTAGCAGCGGTGGTGATCCGAAGGCAGATGACTTCAAATCAATGGTGGTGGAGTTGATGGTGTTGGCCGGAGTTTTCAATATCGGCGATTTCATTCCAGCTTTGGAGTGGCTAGATTTACAAGGTGTAGCAGCCAAAATGAAGAAGCTCCATCGGAGATTTGATGATTTCTTGACTAAGATTGTGGAGGACCACAAGATTCATGGCTCCAACTCTGGCGAAAAACACAAAGATATGTTGAGCACGTTGATTTCTTTGAAAGAAGACGCCGATGGCGAGGGAGGGAAACTCACCGACACTGAAATCAAAGCGTTACTTCTG AACATGTTTACCGCGGGCACCGATACTTCTTCAAGTACAGTAGAATGGGCCATCGCAGAACTCATTCGCCACCCTAATATGCTGGCCGAAGTCCAACGAGAGCTTGATTCTGTGGTGGGCCGAGATCGTCTCGTAACTGAATTAGACCTAGCTCACCTCACATATCTCCAAGCCGTCGTGAAGGAAACCTTCCGCCTCCACCCATCAACGCCGTTATCTCTTCCACGCATGGCGGCAGAAGAGATTGAAATAAATGGTTACCGCATACCTAAGGGCTCAACTCTTCTTGTGAATGTATGGGCCATATCCCGTGATCCAGACATATGGGCGGAGCCGTTAAAGTTTCGGCCTGAAAGGTTTTTGGGAGGAGGAGAGAAGGCAAATGTTGATGTTAGGGGAAATGATTTTGAGTTAATACCATTTGGAGCTGGACGGAGGATATGTGCAGGAATGAGCTTAGGGTTAAGGATGGTTCACTTGCTAGTAGCAACTCTAGCTCATGCATTTGAATGGGAATTGGCAGATGGGTTGATGCCTGAGAAACTGAACATGGAAGAAGCTTATGGGCTAACCTTGCAAAGGGCTGTGCCCATGATGGTGCACCCAAAGCCTAGGCTATCCTCCAATGCTTATAATACTGCATAG